The following proteins are co-located in the Vigna angularis cultivar LongXiaoDou No.4 chromosome 2, ASM1680809v1, whole genome shotgun sequence genome:
- the LOC108327356 gene encoding beta-glucosidase 24 has protein sequence MEILSPLKIWKTILTILYVALNPCLSARVQDSHIPETFPLSDIDTGFGLSTTQIGETNTIPYRSSLGDLRKFYHFPKRGSFPPNFLFGAGTSALQVEGAASEGGRGPGIWDDRINRNKEAFIDGDKFPTMIQHYKRYREDVQHLKNLGINSYRMSISWSRVLPDGTIKGGVNQEGVDFYNHLIDELLANGITPFVTILHFDYPLAIQEKLHGFLNSSIVNYYKDYCELLFKTYGDRVKHWTTVNEPQIVGLITYMHGFDNDDPEPCQATKLCQQPYTVVHNYILCHAAAVNLYREKFQATQRGEIGIVIGSESFEPYSSKSEDVAAAERLTDFLIGWILDPVVYGDYPKIMRELVGNRLPNFTEDEKNMVAGSTDFIGINYYTSHFAKHETNKTNISLTDNYDALGRSEDFNAEGKTLGYLDKYGGNFVYPQGLYNILQHIKKKYQNPIIYITENGIASFNITNPLIDIHRIKYLATHLNYTKAAIDNGVRVRGYFVWAAFDTFEFRAGFSRNWGIIHVDFNNNLSRCTTVAGKWYKRFLNRVIPH, from the exons ATTCACACATTCCCGAAACGTTTCCATTATCTGACATTGATACTGGTTTTGGACTTTCTACAACCCAG ATAGGAGAAACAAATACTATTCCTTATCGTTCTTCTTTGGGAGATTTACGAAAATTTTACCACTTTCCAAAACGGGGATCATTTCCACCAAACTTCTTGTTTGGAGCAGGAACTTCAGCCTTACAG GTTGAAGGAGCAGCTTCTGAGGGAGGAAGAGGACCAGGAATCTGGGATGATAGAATTAACCGTAACAAAG AAGCATTTATTGATGGTGATAAGTTTCCTACAATGATCCAACATTATAAGCGATACAGG GAAGACGTCCAACATTTAAAGAATCTTGGAATAAATTCTTACAGAATGTCCATCTCATGGAGTAGAGTCTTGCCag atgGAACCATAAAAGGAGGTGTAAATCAAGAGGGTGTTGATTTCTACAACCATTTGATCGATGAATTACTTGCAAATG GCATTACTCCTTTTGTGACTATCCTACACTTTGACTATCCTCTTGCCATTCAGGAAAAACTTCATGGATTTTTGAATAGCTCCATTGT gAATTATTACAAGGATTATTGTGAACTCCTTTTCAAAACATACGGAGATCGAGTTAAGCATTGGACTACAGTGAATGAGCCACAAATTGTAGGTTTAATTACTTACATGCATGGTTTTGACAATGATGATCCTGAACCATGCCAAGCTACCAAACTCTGCCAACAACCTTATACTGTAGTTCATAACTACATCCTTTGCCATGCTGCAGCAGTGAACCTATACAGAGAAAAATTTCAA GCAACACAAAGAGGAGAAATTGGAATTGTTATCGGATCTGAAAGTTTTGAACCCTACAGCTCAAAATCAGAAGATGTGGCTGCTGCTGAAAGACTTACAGATTTCTTGATTGGATG GATTTTAGACCCTGTAGTCTATGGAGATTATCCAAAAATCATGAGAGAGTTAGTGGGGAACAGACTACCCAATTTCACAGAAGATGAGAAAAACATGGTTGCAGGAAGCACAGACTTCATTGGAATCAATTATTACACTTCTCATTTTGCTAAGcatgaaacaaacaaaacaaatatatctTTAACAGACAATTATGATGCCTTAGGAAGATCAGAAG ATTTCAATGCAGAAGGAAAAACCCTTGGTTACTTG GATAAGTATGGTGGTAATTTTGTCTATCCCCAAGGATTATATAACATTTTACAACATATCAAGAAAAAGTACCAAAATCCCATTATCTACATAACTGAGAATG GTATTGCTTCATTCAACATCACAAATCCATTGATAGACATACATCGGATCAAATACTTAGCCACACATTTAAACTATACCAAAGCAGCAATTGA CAACGGTGTAAGAGTTCGTGGTTATTTCGTGTGGGCTGCCTTTGATACCTTTGAATTCAGAGCTGGGTTTTCCAGAAATTGGGGAATTATTCACGTTGATTTCAATAATAATCTCTCGCGTTGCACAACAGTTGCTGGTAAATGGTACAAGAGATTCTTGAATCGTGTCATTCCACATTAA